The window GCGTCGAGGACGGTCCCGGCGGCACCCTCGACGGCGACGCCGGTCGGCTCTCCCCCCGCCTGCCGCAGGTGCTCGTCGGCGATGTCGTCGGCCACCCGGTCCAGCGCCACCCCGTTAAGGGAGACACTGTGCATGTCCTCGCGGAACGCCGCGACAGGGCGCTCCTCGCTCACAGCATCGAGGTCCTCGCGCGTGAGATACCGGGCCTCGTCCCACGCCGACTCGTCGTAGCCGAAGCCGAGTATCCACTCGCCCTCGTCAGAGGGGTGTCCCCCCTCACGTAACCGGGCGACGGCGTCGTCCGGGCTCGTCGTGTCACCGAGCGCGGCGTGGCGGAGATACCGCCCGACCATGTCGAGATGCGTGTGCGTGTCGACGAAGCCGGGCAGGACGACCTGGCCCTTGCAGTCCTCGACGGTCGTCTCGACGCCTCGGAGGAAGGCGACCTCGTACGTCGAGCCGACGTGGGCGACACGCCCGTCACGGATGGCAACGGCCTCGTGGACCGTGTCACCATCGGACCGCGGGTCCGAGGGACCGAGCGTATGGACCTCGGCGTTGGTCAGGATGCGGTCGGCGGGTGCGGTCATGCCCGTGCCGTCTCGCGGATGGCGGATGAACGTTCGGACGTGCCGCTCGGGCTATCCTGCACTCGGGGGAGCCGCCGGTGGAAGACGACCTCGGTGTCCGGGTCGGCCGAACGATGCTCCGGGGGCGGCCCCGAGTGGTGTTCACTATATCTCGTATTTTCGGAATATTCTGCACACGTCCGATTTATCCGTTTTGGCCCCGTCAGCTCGGCCGATGAGTGACCACGACGACGGCTCCGGGGACAGGGGCTCGGACGACGTACGGGCGGCCGAGGAGACGGTCATCGAGGCGTTCGCGCGGTCGGCCGAGGTGTACGGTGCGAGCCGCAGCCTCGGGCGGCTCTACGGGGAACTGTTCTTCGCCGACGAGCCGCTGTCGCTGGACGACCTCGTTGAGCGCAGCGGCTACGCCAAATCCACGGTGAGCACCGCGATGAGCACGCTGGAGCGGTTCCACCTCGTCCAGCGACGGTCCCTGCCGAACGAGGGCAAGCGTGCCTTCTTCGAGGCCGAACGCGACTTCTGGTACGTCGCCCGGGAGTTCCTCCAGAGCGAGGTCCGGCGCGAGGTGACGGTGATGGCCCGGGCGCTGGACGAGGCCGCCGAGCAGCTCGACGACGCGGAAGGTGAGCGGGCCGAACGCGACCTCGAACGGGTCGAACAGCTCCGCTCCGTGTACGAACGCTCCGAGCGGTATCTGGACCTGCTCGCCAGCACGCCTGTCGACCGGCTCTTCTCGCTCCTCGATAGGGGGCTCGGCCGCAGTGATGAGGGGTCAGCTACCCACGACTGAAGTCGTGGGCTTCCGGCCTTGCATCACCTGTGAGCGGCCGGCGCGGCCCCCGGCCGGCCCCGCTCAGTCCGACGTGCCGGGGGCGGCGACCGCCGTCTGCATCGCGTCGCTGTTGTACGCCTCACCGACGCCGCCCGCGTTGTCGAGGACGATGATGCCGGCCTCGCTTCCGGTCGCGTCGGCGAGTTCCTCGACCGCGAGGTCGGCGGCATCCTGTGCGTCACGCCCCATCTCCAGATGCGCGACCGCGCGGCGGGCCATCGTCACCCGCGCGATGTCTTCGCCCGCACCCGTCGCGGACGCGCCGCCCGCCCGCGAGCAGTAGAACCCGCAGCCGACCTGCGGCACGTCGCCCACCCGCCCGGCGAGTGCGGCCCACCGACCACCCGTCGAGGTGACGGCCGCGAAGCGGTCGTGGTCGCGCGCGACGGCCCCGACGGTGTCGTGGTCGCCGTGGTGGTCGTCCACACCGCCGTCGCGACGGTCGGCGTCCGGGACTGCGGTCCCGGCCTCGCTCCGTCCGAACCGCTCGCGAACCCACGCGAGGTGGTCCTGCGCGGGCGCTTTGGCCGGGGGTGCGGCCTCGTCCATCCCGTTCCAGCGCTCGCGGGTCGCGTCGGTCCGGAGGTCCACCGACGTGTCGATGCCGAAATCGTCCGCGAGGTCGACGGCGTGGACGCCCGCGACCTGCACGTGCGGGGTCTCCTCGGCCACGAGTCGTGCGACCGCGGCGGCGTCGCGGACCCCGGGCATCGCACACGCGGCGCCGACCTCGCGGTCGTCGGTCATCAGTCCCGCATCGGTCCGGGGGATGCCGTCGGACTGGACCGCCGAGCCGACCCCCGCGTTGAACCGCTCGTCGCGTTCGAGGACGTTGACGGCGGCGACGACGGCGTCCGTGGGCGTGGCCGCCTCACTCCCGGTCGTGGCCGCCTCGTCGAGCACCTGCTGGCGGTCGTCGGGTTCGTCGGCTGGACTCCCGGCCCCGCCGTGGACGATGACCTGCATAGCGGCAGTTCTCGCG of the Haloglomus salinum genome contains:
- a CDS encoding isoaspartyl peptidase/L-asparaginase, whose product is MQVIVHGGAGSPADEPDDRQQVLDEAATTGSEAATPTDAVVAAVNVLERDERFNAGVGSAVQSDGIPRTDAGLMTDDREVGAACAMPGVRDAAAVARLVAEETPHVQVAGVHAVDLADDFGIDTSVDLRTDATRERWNGMDEAAPPAKAPAQDHLAWVRERFGRSEAGTAVPDADRRDGGVDDHHGDHDTVGAVARDHDRFAAVTSTGGRWAALAGRVGDVPQVGCGFYCSRAGGASATGAGEDIARVTMARRAVAHLEMGRDAQDAADLAVEELADATGSEAGIIVLDNAGGVGEAYNSDAMQTAVAAPGTSD
- a CDS encoding GbsR/MarR family transcriptional regulator translates to MSDHDDGSGDRGSDDVRAAEETVIEAFARSAEVYGASRSLGRLYGELFFADEPLSLDDLVERSGYAKSTVSTAMSTLERFHLVQRRSLPNEGKRAFFEAERDFWYVAREFLQSEVRREVTVMARALDEAAEQLDDAEGERAERDLERVEQLRSVYERSERYLDLLASTPVDRLFSLLDRGLGRSDEGSATHD